One window of Mesorhizobium loti R88b genomic DNA carries:
- a CDS encoding oxidoreductase — protein sequence MNKTNPGVALVTGASSGIGRATAEALLKAGFRIFGTSRRTASTQSDGVTMLTCDVTDDASVAKMVDDVLANAGRIDLLVNNAGMGLFGGAEESSTAQAQALFDVNVFGVFRVTNAVLPAMRRQGKGRIINLSSVQGFIPAPYFALYASTKHAIEGYSESLDHELRPFGIRVSLVEPAYTRTSFEDNLAAPDQLLDIYDSARAGMTLAVRKSMEKGDTPELVAKTILAAAIDPAPKKRYAAGKMARQVSFLRRFVPASAFDKSLRKQLGLPV from the coding sequence ATGAACAAGACCAATCCTGGCGTCGCTCTCGTCACAGGGGCATCTTCCGGCATCGGGCGGGCTACCGCCGAAGCCTTGCTAAAGGCTGGCTTTCGCATATTCGGAACCAGCCGTCGCACGGCCTCCACACAATCCGACGGCGTTACCATGCTGACCTGCGACGTGACCGACGACGCGTCCGTTGCGAAAATGGTCGATGACGTTCTGGCCAATGCCGGGCGCATCGACCTGCTAGTCAACAATGCCGGCATGGGTCTGTTTGGCGGCGCCGAGGAGTCCTCGACCGCCCAGGCACAGGCCCTGTTCGACGTGAACGTCTTCGGCGTTTTCCGCGTGACCAACGCGGTGTTGCCGGCAATGCGACGCCAAGGGAAAGGCAGGATCATTAATCTGAGTTCGGTACAGGGGTTCATCCCCGCTCCCTATTTCGCGCTTTACGCGTCGACCAAACATGCCATCGAGGGTTATTCCGAATCGCTCGATCACGAGTTGCGCCCGTTCGGCATTCGCGTTTCGTTGGTGGAGCCCGCCTACACCCGTACGTCATTCGAGGACAATCTCGCCGCCCCCGACCAGTTGCTTGATATCTACGATTCCGCGCGCGCCGGCATGACCTTAGCCGTACGGAAATCGATGGAAAAAGGCGATACGCCCGAATTGGTAGCCAAGACCATTTTGGCCGCTGCGATCGATCCCGCTCCCAAGAAACGCTATGCGGCGGGAAAAATGGCGCGCCAGGTCAGTTTCCTGCGCCGTTTCGTCCCCGCGTCCGCATTCGACAAAAGCCTGCGAAAGCAGCTCGGGCTGCCGGTCTGA